The following coding sequences are from one Haliotis asinina isolate JCU_RB_2024 chromosome 3, JCU_Hal_asi_v2, whole genome shotgun sequence window:
- the LOC137278384 gene encoding tetraspanin-18-like — protein MVAGCGANCMKYTLFIFNILFFLAGVVLAAVGGYVMFTADALAASIEQNDSAAGSAQLIKLASIVFIVAGLLLVVICFFGCCGAIKEIKCMLGTYAVLIGIVIIAELIVAIRIFMFKGTLDGLLEAGKEATRISIRQYGSNSDSDKTLDNMMQKSQCCGGDHWTDFKEYATEWERTNKAYEVPLSCCKLRDPDARITESNLQERTCPTRPTRMNSYIGRACNEQGGPISGLFRVFFFGIIGVVFGLIAVELVGIIFSICLIRYIGDPRAVPV, from the exons ATGGTTGCAGGATGCGGTGCCAACTGCATGAAATATACGCTCTTCATCTTCAACATCCTCTTCTTC TTGGCGGGGGTGGTGCTTGCGGCTGTCGGCGGGTACGTGATGTTCACAGCTGACGCCTTGGCAGCCAGCATTGAACAGAACGACTCTGCAGCAGGGTCTGCACAACTGATCAAACTTGCATCCATTGTGTTCATCGTCGCAGGCCTCCTCCTGGTGGTCATCTGCTTCTTCGGATGCTGTGGGGCTATTAAAGAAATCAAATGCATGCTTGGAACG TATGCAGTTCTCATCGGGATTGTCATCATTGCTGAGTTGATCGTTGCCATCAGGATATTCATGTTCAAAGGAACG CTGGATGGTCTTTTGGAAGCTGGGAAAGAAGCAACTCGTATCAGTATCCGACAGTACGGCAGTAACAGTGACAGTGATAAAACTTTGGACAATATGATGCAAAAG AGTCAATGCTGCGGtggtgatcactggactgaTTTCAAAGAATATGCCACCGAGTGGGAAAGGACAAATAAGGCCTACGAAGTCCCCTTGTCTTGCTGCAAACTTCGCGACCCTGATGCAAGAATAACCGAAAGCAACCTGCAGGAACGCACATGTCCCACACGACCAACACGCATGAATTCGTACATAGGCAGG GCATGCAATGAGCAAGGTGGTCCCATTAGCGGCCTATTTCGGGTATTCTTCTTTGGTATCATCGGCGTTGTGTTTGGACTGATAGCAGTCGAG CTCGTTGGTATCATCTTCTCCATATGCCTCATCCGATACATCGGTGATCCACGAGCAGTTCCGGTCTAA